One Streptomyces sp. SAI-135 DNA segment encodes these proteins:
- a CDS encoding NAD(P)H-dependent oxidoreductase, with protein sequence MNLFRLDASILPGASASAEIADIAQAEWTAAHPDGTVTRRRLGTDSLPTDAWALATVAGFTPETDRTPAQREALALASTLAEEVQGADAAILAVPLYNYGISQHFKTWVDLVISAAGPTTPLLKGTPTVLVTVMGGGYGPGTPREGWDHSTPYLERVLDDMWGADLTIIKRELTLAETTPGMEELREFAQQQRSDALSAAREAGRLLAGR encoded by the coding sequence ATGAACTTGTTCCGACTCGACGCCAGCATCCTTCCCGGCGCCTCCGCCAGTGCCGAGATAGCCGACATCGCCCAGGCCGAGTGGACCGCGGCCCACCCCGACGGCACAGTCACCCGGCGCCGCCTCGGCACCGACTCCCTGCCGACTGACGCCTGGGCCCTTGCCACGGTGGCCGGCTTCACGCCCGAGACGGATCGCACACCGGCCCAACGCGAAGCGCTGGCCCTGGCCTCGACCCTGGCCGAAGAAGTGCAGGGGGCAGATGCCGCAATCCTGGCCGTGCCGCTGTACAACTACGGCATCTCCCAGCACTTCAAGACCTGGGTGGACCTCGTCATTTCGGCCGCCGGACCCACCACCCCGCTGCTGAAAGGCACCCCCACCGTGCTGGTGACTGTGATGGGCGGCGGCTACGGTCCAGGCACTCCGCGCGAAGGCTGGGACCACTCCACCCCGTATCTGGAGCGGGTCCTCGACGACATGTGGGGAGCCGATCTCACGATCATCAAGCGCGAACTCACCCTCGCTGAGACCACTCCCGGCATGGAAGAGCTGCGAGAGTTCGCCCAGCAGCAGCGCTCCGACGCTCTCTCAGCCGCCCGCGAGGCGGGCCGACTGCTGGCCGGGCGGTGA
- a CDS encoding TetR/AcrR family transcriptional regulator, producing the protein MNPPVVPLGKPRAERADAVRNRDHLLRTARQMIEEHGVQKVTMDGLAERAGLGKGTVFRRFGTRAGIFQALLDADERQFQERVLSGPPPLGPGADPVDRLVAYGRARVAFLVDHHAIARAALDRNEPALVGDPSLTQLHVGMLLRQCAPMPNLEGVVIQLTAALEGPLLLVWSRPVPDAGTASQTKDFLGDAWQTLIERLVR; encoded by the coding sequence GTGAACCCTCCAGTGGTGCCCCTCGGTAAGCCGCGCGCAGAGCGCGCCGATGCGGTGCGCAACCGTGACCATCTGCTTCGGACCGCCCGCCAGATGATCGAGGAACACGGTGTACAGAAGGTCACGATGGACGGCCTGGCCGAGCGCGCCGGCCTCGGCAAGGGCACCGTCTTCCGTCGCTTCGGGACACGGGCAGGTATCTTCCAGGCACTGCTGGACGCGGACGAGCGGCAGTTCCAGGAGCGAGTGCTGTCTGGACCGCCGCCGCTGGGGCCCGGAGCCGATCCCGTGGACCGCCTTGTCGCCTATGGCCGCGCCCGTGTGGCCTTCCTCGTGGACCACCATGCGATCGCACGAGCCGCTCTCGACCGCAACGAGCCCGCCCTGGTCGGCGACCCATCGCTGACTCAGCTCCACGTCGGGATGCTGCTGCGCCAATGTGCGCCGATGCCGAACCTGGAGGGCGTGGTGATCCAGCTCACGGCGGCCTTGGAAGGGCCCCTCCTGCTGGTCTGGTCGCGTCCGGTGCCCGATGCCGGGACAGCATCGCAGACCAAGGACTTCCTCGGTGACGCCTGGCAGACGCTGATCGAACGCCTCGTGCGCTGA
- a CDS encoding helix-turn-helix transcriptional regulator: protein MIDRAGLAGFLRNRREALQPEDVGMPRGQRRRTSGLRREEVATLCNMSADYYSRLERERGPQPSLQMLAAIAQGFHLSIDERDHLFRLAGHNPPPRDSSSEHISPGLLRVLDRLQDTPAEIVTELGETLRQTPMGVALTGDTTQYTGPARSSGYRWFTDPSARDLYAPEQHTFMTRMYAAGLRAIVALRGPDSRAAYLADLLLDSSAEFRRVWDDHEIGIRPREVKHFVHPEVGALELNCQRLIDPDQAHSLMVYTAVPGTESYEKLQVLSVIGPQKLH from the coding sequence ATGATCGATCGCGCAGGGCTGGCGGGCTTTCTCCGCAACCGTCGTGAGGCGCTACAGCCGGAGGACGTCGGAATGCCTCGGGGGCAGCGGCGCAGAACCAGCGGGCTACGGCGGGAGGAGGTGGCGACGCTGTGCAACATGTCGGCCGATTATTACTCCCGTCTGGAGCGCGAGCGTGGTCCGCAGCCGTCACTGCAGATGCTCGCGGCGATCGCCCAGGGATTCCACCTGTCCATAGACGAGCGTGACCATCTGTTCCGGCTGGCCGGACACAATCCGCCGCCACGTGACAGCTCCAGTGAGCACATCAGCCCGGGGTTGCTGCGTGTTCTGGACCGGCTACAGGACACGCCTGCGGAGATCGTCACCGAACTCGGGGAGACCTTGCGGCAGACACCGATGGGCGTCGCCCTCACCGGCGACACTACGCAATACACGGGTCCTGCTCGCAGCAGTGGCTACCGGTGGTTCACCGACCCGAGTGCCCGGGACCTGTACGCTCCGGAGCAACACACGTTCATGACCCGGATGTACGCCGCAGGCCTGCGCGCTATCGTCGCCCTCCGCGGTCCCGACTCCCGAGCCGCATATCTGGCGGATCTGCTCCTGGACTCCAGCGCAGAGTTCCGGCGGGTGTGGGATGACCACGAAATTGGGATCCGCCCGCGCGAAGTCAAGCACTTCGTTCACCCCGAAGTCGGTGCCCTGGAGTTGAACTGCCAGCGCCTGATCGATCCGGACCAGGCCCACTCCCTGATGGTCTACACCGCCGTCCCCGGCACGGAGAGCTACGAGAAGCTGCAGGTCCTGTCCGTGATCGGCCCACAGAAACTGCACTGA
- a CDS encoding (2Fe-2S)-binding protein, whose product MNEQNDVGGAGSGVSRRNFVGGSLAAVTVAPLLTGQAETAEAAPAATVDGVTPVTIRTAVNGDPVTLRVDPRATLLDTLRERLDLKGTKKGCDRGQCGACTVHIDGRRVLSCLTLAATTSGHQVTTIEGLADGDRLHPMQQAFVDHDGLQCGFCTPGQIMSAVAMVDNEGPARSDNEIRERMSGNICRCSAYPRIVDAIRDAQQVMR is encoded by the coding sequence ATGAACGAACAGAACGACGTGGGAGGCGCCGGTTCGGGTGTGTCCCGGCGCAACTTTGTAGGGGGGAGCCTGGCCGCCGTCACGGTGGCGCCGCTGCTGACCGGACAGGCCGAGACGGCAGAAGCCGCCCCGGCAGCCACCGTCGACGGCGTGACGCCGGTGACGATACGAACCGCCGTCAACGGCGATCCGGTCACCCTGCGGGTGGACCCGCGGGCCACCCTGCTGGACACACTCCGAGAGCGGCTCGACCTCAAAGGCACCAAGAAGGGCTGCGACCGGGGACAGTGCGGCGCCTGCACCGTGCACATCGACGGCCGACGCGTGCTGTCGTGCCTCACGCTGGCCGCCACGACGAGCGGCCACCAAGTCACCACGATCGAAGGGCTGGCCGACGGCGACCGGCTGCACCCCATGCAGCAGGCCTTCGTCGACCACGACGGTCTGCAGTGCGGCTTCTGCACCCCAGGACAGATCATGTCCGCAGTCGCCATGGTCGACAACGAGGGACCCGCCCGCTCGGACAATGAGATACGTGAGCGCATGTCGGGCAACATCTGCCGGTGCAGCGCCTACCCCCGCATCGTCGACGCCATCCGGGACGCGCAGCAGGTGATGCGCTGA
- a CDS encoding xanthine dehydrogenase family protein subunit M: MRPYTYAQARSVREAVQNAKPGTAFLAGGTTLVDLMKLEVMSPDRVVDINRLPLDGITLDHQALHIGALERMSDVAAAPAVRKHYPMVAQALELSASAQLRNMASIGGNLLQRTRCSYFRDVTTPCNKREPGSGCSALEGINRGHAVLGTSDACIATHPSDLAVPLVALSATVHLASARGTRTVPLETFYTLPGTTPEVENVLRPNELITGITVPRSPWAAHSLYLKIRDRQSYEFALTSAAVALQLRGRTIVNARIAVGGVGTKPWRLTAVERALTGRPATSATFEAAVADAADGARPREHNRFKPALLRRTLVRALTELQENR; the protein is encoded by the coding sequence ATGCGGCCCTACACCTACGCCCAGGCGCGCTCGGTCCGTGAGGCAGTGCAGAACGCCAAGCCCGGCACCGCATTCCTGGCCGGTGGCACCACCCTGGTGGACCTCATGAAGCTCGAGGTGATGTCGCCCGACCGCGTCGTGGACATCAACCGCCTGCCACTGGACGGCATCACCCTGGACCACCAGGCTCTGCACATCGGTGCGCTCGAACGAATGAGTGACGTGGCCGCCGCGCCCGCCGTGCGCAAGCACTACCCGATGGTCGCGCAGGCGCTGGAGCTGAGTGCCTCGGCCCAGCTGCGCAACATGGCGAGCATCGGCGGCAACCTGCTGCAGCGCACGCGGTGCAGTTACTTCCGCGACGTCACGACCCCGTGCAACAAGCGTGAGCCAGGCAGCGGCTGCTCAGCCCTGGAAGGGATCAACCGCGGACACGCCGTGCTGGGCACCAGCGACGCGTGCATCGCCACCCATCCCAGCGACCTCGCCGTCCCCCTGGTGGCGTTGAGTGCGACCGTCCACCTGGCCTCGGCGCGCGGCACGCGCACCGTACCCCTGGAGACGTTCTACACCCTGCCCGGTACCACCCCCGAGGTCGAGAACGTGCTGCGGCCGAACGAGCTCATCACCGGGATCACCGTGCCCCGCTCGCCCTGGGCGGCGCACTCGCTGTACCTGAAGATCCGCGACCGGCAGTCGTACGAGTTCGCGCTCACCTCGGCCGCCGTCGCGCTCCAACTGCGCGGGCGCACCATCGTGAACGCCCGCATCGCCGTGGGCGGAGTGGGGACCAAGCCGTGGAGGCTGACGGCCGTCGAACGCGCCCTGACGGGCCGGCCCGCCACCTCCGCGACGTTCGAGGCGGCCGTCGCCGACGCCGCGGACGGCGCCCGACCACGGGAACACAACCGGTTCAAGCCCGCGCTGCTGCGTCGCACCCTGGTACGCGCCCTGACCGAACTGCAGGAGAACCGGTGA
- a CDS encoding XdhC/CoxI family protein has translation MLEIAADLVERVRRGIPFVAATVTSVAGSAPRQPGSSLVVDADGTVLGNVSGGCVDAAVHDTCQNMLAGDHRARALHFGYSDADAFDVGLTCGGTIELFLRHHDPTTEPWLEPALADAAGGRAVAVATIVRGPEAHLGRVIVVRPGKSVAGTLGDELLDQVAEAQTTGALHAGRTGTLELGVADSYCREPMTLLVESNSPPPRMLVFGAIDHAAALARLGSFLGYQVTVCDARATFATPERFPDAEVVVDWPHRYLRSQAEAGLLDQRTVVCVLTHDPKFDLPLLKSALRMPVAYVGAMGSRRTHEERLTRLRDAGLTSGELDRLHSPIGLDLGARTPQETALSIAAEVVAHRHGGSGASLSTGVPIHHGAPSTGALAFSS, from the coding sequence ATGCTTGAGATCGCCGCTGACCTGGTCGAACGTGTCCGTCGCGGGATCCCGTTCGTAGCGGCCACCGTCACGAGCGTCGCCGGCAGTGCTCCGCGGCAGCCCGGCTCGTCCCTGGTCGTGGACGCGGACGGCACTGTGCTGGGCAACGTGTCGGGCGGGTGCGTCGACGCCGCGGTCCACGACACATGTCAAAACATGCTGGCCGGGGACCACCGCGCCCGTGCCCTCCACTTCGGGTACAGCGACGCCGACGCATTCGACGTGGGTCTGACCTGCGGCGGCACCATCGAGCTCTTTCTGCGCCACCACGATCCGACTACCGAACCATGGCTCGAACCGGCTCTGGCCGATGCCGCAGGCGGCCGGGCGGTAGCCGTGGCCACGATCGTGCGCGGCCCGGAGGCCCACCTCGGCCGGGTGATCGTCGTGCGGCCCGGGAAATCCGTCGCAGGAACGCTCGGGGACGAACTGCTCGACCAGGTCGCCGAGGCACAGACCACCGGTGCCTTGCACGCCGGACGGACCGGCACGCTCGAGCTCGGGGTGGCCGACAGCTACTGCCGGGAGCCGATGACCTTGCTGGTGGAGAGTAACTCCCCACCGCCTCGGATGCTGGTCTTCGGCGCCATCGATCACGCAGCCGCGCTGGCCCGGCTCGGCTCCTTCCTCGGCTACCAGGTGACCGTCTGCGACGCCAGGGCCACGTTCGCCACCCCGGAACGATTTCCGGACGCAGAGGTGGTCGTCGATTGGCCGCACCGCTATCTCAGGTCCCAGGCAGAGGCTGGCCTGCTGGACCAGCGCACCGTCGTCTGCGTGCTCACCCACGACCCCAAGTTCGACCTGCCGCTCCTTAAATCCGCGCTGCGCATGCCGGTTGCGTACGTGGGAGCCATGGGGTCTCGCCGCACCCACGAGGAACGCCTGACCCGGCTCCGTGACGCCGGTCTTACCAGCGGCGAGCTCGATCGCCTGCACTCGCCCATCGGCCTGGACCTCGGGGCACGTACCCCGCAGGAGACAGCGCTGTCGATCGCGGCGGAGGTCGTCGCCCACCGACACGGCGGCTCCGGGGCATCCCTGAGCACCGGGGTTCCCATCCACCACGGTGCCCCGTCGACCGGCGCACTCGCATTCAGCAGCTGA
- a CDS encoding xanthine dehydrogenase family protein molybdopterin-binding subunit produces MFRSPVGRETERVDGKLKVTGAAEYSGDYRAPNLAHAHLVTSTIARGTLTGIDTAAALASPGVLRVYAAPDPRLGLYPLTGPLAGFVENYVPLRDAEVHFHGQAIAMVVAETPEQARDAAARVTATYETRPPRTSIADEPHVPAGPTISGSPSSLNILAPGVSSIDAALAASDVVVEAEFHQQMQHHAAMEPHAVLAVWKGDQVTIYAGAQVPSAYALGTAQRLGVLPQNVRLITKYVGGAFGARVILWSDTPLAAAAAREIGRPVRLVLTREQMFTLTGHRPQLTQTVRLGASRDGVLNAVSHQSVSERPTTVTFPMTPAHATTDALYRTPNLHVDAQLATLDIPGSRAMRGPNEAPGSFALETAMDELAVATGVDPVELRLRNYATKSPSTGLPWSSKHLEECYRVGARRFGWSARSAKPRSRVDGQWLYGTGMATAIYPAHRRAASVRVRLLDDDTAVVSTGISDFGTGGATMVGISGADALGIPLMRVKPEIGDTVLPQGAPAAGSSATHATVPLIVNAARDAINELKRLAVTNDRSPWHGANTDDLRYERGVLHGQGRSMTFGRLLAAVDSPGITALAESAGDADPGYVHHSFGAHFCEVRVNRFTGETRVTRFTTVADVGRVINSRAARSQLVGGVIFGIGHALLEENPLERDTGRLASSTLADYLVPVNADVPDIDVHLLGRPDPVLTGPLGDGAEEVGTSSLGARGLGEIGTVGSAAAIGNAVYHATGIRVRDVPITLDKLIEHL; encoded by the coding sequence ATGTTCCGTTCCCCAGTCGGACGCGAGACCGAGCGCGTCGACGGCAAGCTGAAAGTCACAGGCGCGGCCGAGTACTCCGGTGACTACCGCGCCCCTAACCTCGCACACGCCCATCTCGTCACCAGCACCATCGCGCGAGGCACCCTCACCGGCATCGACACGGCGGCCGCGCTGGCCTCACCCGGTGTCCTGCGTGTCTATGCCGCGCCAGACCCTCGCTTGGGCCTGTATCCCCTCACCGGTCCGCTCGCCGGCTTCGTCGAGAACTACGTCCCGCTGCGTGACGCGGAGGTCCACTTCCACGGCCAGGCCATTGCGATGGTCGTAGCCGAGACGCCCGAGCAGGCACGCGACGCTGCCGCGAGGGTCACCGCGACCTACGAGACCCGGCCACCGCGCACCTCGATCGCGGACGAGCCCCACGTTCCGGCCGGCCCTACCATCAGCGGTTCACCGAGCAGCCTCAACATCCTGGCGCCCGGCGTCTCCTCGATCGACGCCGCGCTCGCCGCCAGCGACGTCGTCGTGGAGGCCGAGTTCCACCAGCAGATGCAACACCACGCGGCGATGGAGCCCCACGCCGTCCTCGCCGTCTGGAAAGGTGACCAGGTCACCATCTACGCCGGCGCGCAGGTTCCCTCGGCGTACGCCCTCGGGACGGCCCAGCGGCTCGGCGTCCTGCCGCAGAACGTCCGGCTGATCACGAAGTACGTGGGCGGCGCGTTCGGCGCCCGCGTCATCTTGTGGAGCGACACGCCGCTCGCCGCCGCGGCGGCCCGGGAGATCGGCCGCCCGGTCCGGCTCGTCCTCACCCGCGAGCAGATGTTCACCCTCACCGGCCACCGGCCCCAACTCACGCAGACCGTCCGTCTGGGCGCCTCCCGCGACGGCGTCCTCAATGCCGTCAGCCACCAGAGCGTCTCCGAGCGCCCGACCACCGTTACGTTCCCCATGACTCCGGCGCACGCCACCACGGACGCGCTCTACCGCACTCCGAACCTGCACGTCGATGCACAGCTGGCCACCCTCGACATCCCCGGCAGCCGGGCGATGCGCGGCCCCAATGAGGCACCCGGGTCCTTCGCCCTGGAGACGGCGATGGACGAGCTGGCCGTCGCTACCGGCGTCGATCCTGTGGAGCTGCGGCTGCGCAACTACGCCACCAAGAGCCCTTCTACAGGCTTGCCGTGGTCGAGCAAGCACCTCGAGGAGTGCTACCGCGTCGGCGCGCGGCGATTCGGCTGGTCGGCCCGCAGCGCCAAGCCCCGCTCACGCGTCGACGGACAGTGGCTCTACGGCACCGGCATGGCCACCGCCATCTACCCGGCACACCGCCGGGCCGCGAGCGTGCGGGTCCGGTTGCTCGACGACGACACCGCCGTGGTCTCGACCGGGATCTCGGACTTCGGCACCGGCGGGGCGACCATGGTGGGGATCTCCGGCGCGGACGCCCTTGGGATCCCACTGATGCGAGTGAAGCCCGAGATCGGCGACACCGTGCTGCCGCAGGGTGCGCCCGCCGCCGGATCCAGTGCCACGCACGCCACCGTGCCGTTGATTGTGAACGCCGCCCGCGACGCGATCAACGAGCTCAAGCGGCTCGCCGTCACCAACGACAGGTCGCCGTGGCACGGAGCGAACACCGACGACCTGCGCTACGAGCGCGGCGTCCTGCACGGTCAAGGGCGGTCGATGACCTTCGGCCGCCTGCTGGCCGCTGTCGACTCACCAGGCATCACGGCCCTCGCCGAGTCAGCCGGCGACGCCGACCCGGGGTATGTGCACCACAGCTTCGGCGCCCACTTCTGCGAGGTGCGGGTCAACCGGTTCACCGGCGAGACCCGCGTCACCCGGTTCACCACGGTCGCGGACGTCGGCCGCGTCATCAACTCACGGGCCGCCCGGAGCCAGCTCGTCGGCGGTGTCATCTTCGGTATCGGGCACGCCCTGCTGGAGGAGAACCCCCTGGAGCGCGACACCGGGCGCCTGGCGTCCAGCACACTCGCCGACTACCTCGTGCCCGTGAACGCCGACGTGCCCGACATCGACGTGCACCTGCTCGGTCGGCCCGACCCTGTTCTCACCGGGCCGTTGGGCGACGGCGCTGAGGAGGTCGGGACCAGCAGCCTCGGCGCCCGCGGGCTCGGAGAGATCGGCACAGTGGGCTCGGCGGCCGCGATCGGGAACGCTGTCTACCACGCCACCGGGATCCGGGTGCGCGACGTGCCCATCACCCTCGACAAGCTGATCGAGCACCTCTGA
- a CDS encoding TetR/AcrR family transcriptional regulator — protein MRQSNGPRLRSDAQRNRERILEVAFTELSRAADTPLSTIAKKAGVGQGTFYRNFPNRETLVLELYRHGVQQIADSASELLETMEPDRALRAWMDHLARFAMTKAGLAEAIRQAPSTSSGQAAKAGHTPVTEAAGLLLRACKEAGAIRPGVTADDFMLAITGLWQLAPHDDWQPQATRLLDIVMDGLRAGAPGRPDPSGRSGRH, from the coding sequence GTGCGGCAGAGCAATGGCCCGCGCCTGCGATCGGATGCGCAACGCAACCGCGAGCGCATTCTGGAAGTGGCCTTCACCGAACTGTCCCGGGCCGCCGACACCCCGCTGAGCACGATCGCCAAGAAGGCGGGCGTCGGCCAGGGCACGTTCTACCGGAACTTCCCCAACCGCGAGACGCTCGTCCTCGAGCTCTACCGCCACGGAGTTCAGCAGATCGCCGACTCCGCGTCCGAGTTGCTGGAGACCATGGAACCCGACCGCGCGCTGCGGGCGTGGATGGACCACCTCGCCCGGTTCGCGATGACCAAGGCCGGTCTGGCGGAGGCGATCCGCCAGGCCCCGAGCACCTCGTCCGGGCAGGCAGCGAAAGCCGGCCACACCCCGGTGACCGAGGCTGCCGGTCTCCTGCTGCGCGCCTGCAAGGAGGCCGGCGCGATCCGCCCCGGCGTCACGGCCGACGACTTCATGCTGGCCATCACCGGTCTGTGGCAGCTCGCCCCGCACGACGACTGGCAGCCGCAGGCGACACGCCTGCTGGACATCGTCATGGACGGTCTTCGTGCGGGGGCGCCTGGACGCCCGGACCCGTCCGGTCGATCAGGCCGACACTAG
- a CDS encoding helix-turn-helix transcriptional regulator, whose translation MTIDRAGLAGFLRRRRAALQPEDVGLVRGVRRRTSGLRREEVALLCNMSTDYYAKLERGRGPQPSEQLIASIAQGLDLSLEERDYLFRLAGLNAPAREPAGPHVSPGLLRILERLDNTPAEIITELGETLHQSPLGVALTGDRTSYRGPARSIGYRWFIDPTARQLYAPEDHPFLTRMFVSGLRQIATLRGPGSRAAQFVNLLLAESEEFSQVWEKHEVAIPPVVKRFVHPDVGALELHYQVLIDPEWSHHLSVYTAVPGSESHEKMQLLTAIADESRTHPAPCR comes from the coding sequence ATGACGATCGACCGGGCTGGGCTGGCCGGTTTCCTCCGACGGCGACGGGCAGCACTACAGCCGGAGGACGTCGGACTCGTTCGTGGTGTGCGACGTAGGACCAGTGGGCTGCGGCGAGAGGAGGTGGCTCTGCTGTGCAACATGTCAACCGACTACTACGCGAAGCTCGAGCGTGGGCGCGGACCACAGCCGTCCGAGCAGCTGATCGCTTCCATCGCGCAAGGGCTCGATCTCTCTTTGGAAGAGCGCGACTATCTGTTCCGGCTGGCCGGGTTGAACGCACCCGCGCGTGAGCCGGCCGGCCCGCACGTCAGCCCCGGCCTTCTGCGCATCCTGGAGCGTCTGGACAACACTCCCGCCGAAATCATCACCGAGCTGGGTGAGACCCTCCACCAGAGCCCGCTGGGTGTGGCTCTGACCGGTGACCGCACTTCTTACCGCGGTCCCGCTCGCAGCATCGGCTACCGGTGGTTCATCGATCCGACCGCCCGGCAGCTCTACGCCCCTGAGGACCACCCGTTTCTTACGCGCATGTTCGTCTCGGGCCTGCGCCAGATCGCCACGCTACGCGGCCCAGGTTCCCGCGCGGCGCAGTTCGTGAACCTGCTCCTGGCCGAGAGCGAAGAGTTCAGCCAGGTGTGGGAAAAGCACGAAGTCGCCATCCCGCCAGTCGTCAAACGCTTCGTACATCCCGACGTCGGCGCACTGGAACTGCACTATCAAGTACTGATAGACCCCGAGTGGTCCCACCATCTGTCTGTCTACACAGCGGTCCCCGGTAGCGAGAGCCACGAGAAGATGCAACTGCTCACCGCTATCGCGGATGAGTCGCGAACACATCCCGCGCCATGCCGGTGA
- a CDS encoding ester cyclase, producing the protein MADTDLRAFYTRYIETLNAHDFAGVREFLSDDLTYFGDAVTADLIVSALTDLGNTVPDLHWEIQELSVNGDHLAARLLNTGTPAKEWLGVAPSGASFEIVEFAVYHIRDGRFVHMTNVHDAEALRRQLAA; encoded by the coding sequence ATGGCAGACACCGACCTCCGCGCCTTCTACACGCGCTACATCGAAACCCTCAACGCCCACGACTTCGCGGGCGTTCGTGAGTTCCTCAGTGACGACCTCACGTACTTCGGCGACGCCGTTACGGCAGATCTGATCGTTTCGGCGCTCACTGATCTCGGGAACACGGTTCCGGACCTGCACTGGGAAATTCAGGAGCTTTCCGTGAACGGCGACCACCTGGCTGCGCGGCTGCTGAATACTGGCACGCCTGCCAAGGAGTGGCTGGGTGTGGCGCCCTCTGGCGCCTCCTTCGAAATCGTCGAGTTCGCCGTCTACCATATCCGTGACGGCCGGTTCGTTCACATGACGAATGTCCACGACGCAGAGGCCCTGCGCCGTCAGCTGGCTGCGTGA
- a CDS encoding AraC family transcriptional regulator, whose amino-acid sequence MSSMIFHRSSSALVPSDPVADRIGLLRPRTEAHPGLHAAAPWAVQFDAFEFVKIGCAVRGACWLLVEGSEPLYLQEGDFYLLKSPGPHVLASSPTVTPRPGRELLESASRGVARIGAEADETNYVCMASLWFDEANAPLLLEILPPLVHLPATNPLIRQVAYITELLGIEVESRAVGRSLVLDHLAQIMFVQVLRAHVAQTDQPAGWLGALNHEGIGAALRAMHADVAHRWTLRELAAISHLSRSAFAAKFKKEVGAAPLEYLIQWRMSLARDALRRDTRSISELAFATGYESESAFSTAFRRVVGVSPRQFRDSARRAAGASAEREDQSPQKPEQALTSGFLPEAVPQRITERMDRTEFLVG is encoded by the coding sequence ATGTCGTCCATGATTTTTCACCGATCGTCCAGCGCCTTGGTGCCCTCCGATCCCGTGGCCGACAGGATCGGCCTGTTGCGGCCTCGGACGGAGGCCCACCCGGGCCTTCATGCCGCGGCGCCTTGGGCAGTGCAGTTTGACGCCTTCGAATTTGTCAAGATCGGGTGCGCAGTGCGTGGCGCGTGCTGGCTGCTGGTGGAGGGAAGTGAGCCGCTGTACCTACAGGAAGGCGACTTCTACCTCCTGAAGTCTCCCGGCCCCCACGTTCTCGCCAGTTCGCCCACCGTGACGCCCCGACCCGGCCGAGAGTTGTTGGAAAGTGCCTCGCGAGGCGTCGCACGGATTGGCGCCGAGGCCGACGAGACCAACTACGTGTGCATGGCGTCCCTATGGTTCGACGAGGCCAATGCTCCGCTTCTGCTGGAAATCCTTCCTCCTCTTGTGCACTTGCCGGCGACGAATCCCCTGATTCGCCAAGTCGCCTACATCACCGAACTGTTGGGGATCGAGGTCGAGAGCAGAGCTGTCGGGCGATCCCTCGTCCTGGACCATCTCGCACAGATCATGTTCGTTCAGGTGCTCAGGGCGCACGTCGCACAAACCGATCAGCCCGCCGGATGGCTGGGAGCACTCAACCATGAGGGAATCGGCGCAGCGCTGCGCGCCATGCATGCCGATGTAGCTCACCGCTGGACCCTTCGTGAACTCGCGGCCATCAGCCATCTTTCCCGATCCGCTTTCGCAGCCAAGTTCAAGAAGGAGGTCGGCGCCGCGCCCCTGGAATACCTCATTCAGTGGCGGATGAGCCTCGCCCGTGACGCGCTTCGCCGTGACACGCGTTCCATCTCCGAACTGGCCTTCGCAACCGGATACGAGTCAGAGAGTGCGTTCAGCACGGCGTTTCGCCGCGTTGTAGGCGTCTCGCCGCGACAGTTCCGCGACAGTGCACGTCGCGCCGCAGGCGCCTCCGCGGAACGCGAAGACCAATCGCCTCAGAAGCCGGAACAGGCACTAACCTCGGGGTTTCTCCCAGAAGCCGTACCTCAACGGATCACAGAACGTATGGATCGGACGGAGTTCCTGGTCGGGTGA